The genomic region TTTGATCGGTATTGCCTTTGAGGTCACCAACGGTGCCATTGAACTGGGCGATATGAATTTTCATGGGAGCCTACTTTCCGGCGTACAGCACAAACATGGCCGGACGTTTATTGAGTTCGGGGCGGGGATCGCGTTTCCAGCCTGATACCGGTTTACTGATGATCAGCTCATCCTCGGTAGACAGGTCGCGTGCCACGGTCAGCATGGTATCAGGTCGGCAGCTCTGCAGGATGGCATCGACCATGGCTGGATTGCGGTAAGGCGTTTCGATAAACAGTTGCGCTTCGTCCAGCTTGGATGAATCCTGTTCGATGGCCTGCAGGCGCGCTTTGCGCTCTGCGGCGTCTACAGGCAGGTAGCCATGGAAGCGGAAACGCTGGCCAGTTGCACCGGCAGCCATCAGTGCGAGCAATATCGATGACGGTCCAATGAGCGGGGAAACACGGAATCCACGCGCATGGGCCAGGCGAACAAGCAATGCGCCCGGATCGGCCACGCCGGGACAGCCTGCCTCACTCAGGATCGCGACATCATGCCCCGCTTCCAGTGGTGCCAGCAGGGCCGCTACAGCACTTGCGGGCGTATGTTCGTTCAACTCACTCATCTGCAGCGTCGAAATCTGCCGCTCCGGACCGTACTGCTTCAGAATGGCACGCGCCGTTTTCGGGTGCTCAACCACCCAGTGCTGGATGCGGTTGGCAAGCTGGATAACATCTGGCGGCAGGATGCTGCTCAGAGGAGACTCGCCCAGCGGGGCAGGCATCAGATACAAAGTGGCGCTCACAGTGAAAATCCTTCCCTGCGCAGCATATGACAGAGTTCGATTAGTGGCAGGCCGATGATGGCAGCGGGATCAGAGCCTTGCATGGACTGGATCATGGTCACGCCCAGACCTTCGGTTTTGGCACTGCCGGCGCAATCATAGGGTTGTTCGCGCTCGAGATAGTTGCGAATCTCGTCATCGCTATAGTTACGCATCGTGACATGCCAGGGCACTACAACTTCCTGTGTCTGGCCCGACTGACTATTAAATAGACAGAGCGCAGTATGAAAGACAATGGTCTTGCCGCGCATGGCGGTCAGTTGCGAAAATGCCCGCTCGAAGTTTCCAGGCTTGCCAAGTTGCACGCCATCGAGCAGCGCAACCTGATCCGAGCCTATAATCAGCGCGGCAGGGTAGGTGGAGGCCAGCGATTGCGCTTTGATGCGTGCCAGGCGACAGGCGGTTTCAGCTGCTGTCTCACCGGCAAGCGGGGTTTCATCACAATCGGGTTTGGCTACACTGAAGGTAATGCCAAGGCGCTCAAGGAGTTCGCGGCGATAGCGCGAAGTTGAGCCGAGGACCAGGGGCAACATCTTGGTTATCCTGAAATTTTTTTGACTGTACACGTTTGGCAGTATATCATCCCACGTTTATGTCTGACCTCGTATTCGATAACGCCGACTTCTGCCGACAGAATCAGACCCGTGAGGGTACTCTGTCGCTTGAGATGCTGCCTCGTGTAGCAGAGAGTGCGTTGAGTGCGTCGAGCATTCAGTACGGACTGGCAGGCGGCACCGATTGGCGCCACCGCAAAACCATCGATGTGCGCATTGTGGGTGAGCTTCAGCTTACTTGCCAGCGCTGCATGAAGGTTATGCCGTTCGAAGTGGATGTGACATCGCGCTTTACGTTGTTCAAGGATGAAGCCGCGTTAGACGCTGCTGAGCTGGAAGACGAAGATCTGGAAGGTCTCTTGATCGAGCAAGAGTTTAATGCACTCGCGCTGATCGAAGACGAGATTTTGCTGACGCTGCCCTATGCCCCGGCGCACGATGCGTGCGAAAACCCGGACATGGCAGTAGAGCAGCGGGGCGCTGTGCCCGAAAAGCCGAATCCGTTTGCTGTACTCGCTGGCCTGAAAGGCAAGCTGAAGTCCGGTGATCAGTGAGTTGGCAACAAACAGAAATTGACTTGATCGTAGGAGCATTACCATGGCCGTTCAACAGAACAAGAAATCCCCGTCCAAGCGCGGCATGCACCGTGCTCATGACTTCCTGACCGCACCTGCGCTGGCTATCGAGCCCAGCACTGGTGAGGCTCACCTGCGCCACCACATCAGCCCGAACGGTTTCTACCGTGGCCGTCGCGTGCTGAAGGCCAAGGGCGAGTAATTTTGCCAGGCTGTCATGGTCTGACTGTTTTATGCAGTTGACTTAGAAGAGGCGCACTCCAATCAGGGTGCGCTTTTTTGTTAAGAGGTATCGTGCAAGCATGTCGATGGAAATTACCGTAGCAGTTGACGCCATGGGTGGCGATCACGGCGTGCATGTTACCGTGCCGGCGGCACTGTATTTCCTTGAGAAGCACCCGGATGTGAATGTGGTGCTGGTCGGATTACAGGATGCCATCGAAGCCGAGTTGAAGGCGAATCGGGCCCAGACAGGGTCGCGCCTGCGTATTCATGCCGCCAGTGAAGTGGTGGCGATGGACGAGCTGCCCCAGCTGGCGCTCAAGAATAAAAAAGACTCCTCCATGCGGGTGGCCATTAATCTGGTCAAGCAGGGGAGTGCTCAGGCGAGCGTGTCGGCCGGTAATACCGGTGCGCTGATGGCCACAGCGCGTTTCGTATTGAAGATGTTGCCCGGGATTGAGCGGCCTGCTATTGCCAAGATGATGCCGGGCGTGGCCGGGCCAACCTGCGTGCTTGACCTTGGCGCGAATATTGATTCTACCCCGGAACAGTTGCTGCAGTTCGGCGTGATGGGAGCCAGCCTGTATTCGGCAATCCGTCAGGTGGAGCACCCGACTGTCGGTATCCTGAACATCGGTTCGGAAGACATGAAGGGTACGGAAGCCATCAAGCAGGCGGCTGAGCTGCTGCGTGCATCTTCGTTGAACTTCAAAGGCAATGTCGAAGGAAACGATATCTACAAGAGCACAGTGAATGTGATCGTGTGTGATGGTTTCATCGGCAATGTGGCGCTCAAGGCCAGCGAAGGGCTTGCCAAGATGCTGGGTGATTTCCTGCGCGAGGAGTTTACGCGGAACTGGTGGCGCAAATGCATTGCAGTGCTGGCCATGCCGGTGCTCGATAGTTTCAAGAAGCGGGTCGATCCGCGCCGTTTTAACGGGGCAAGTCTGCTGGGTTTGCGCGGCATCGTGGTGAAGAGCCATGGCGGGGCAGATCGCATGGCGTTTTATTTCGCCATGGAGCAGGCACTTGAGGAAGTACGATCCGGCGTAATTCACCGAATCGCCGAATCGGTAACAGGACACAGTGATACATCCTCGGATACACTGGATGTCTGACGCAGACCGGATGCCTCGATGCATCCGGCTGCACATGCAGTACCCAATACAATAATTCGAGGTCGGTCCGCCGGGAGCGGGCTGGCTGACACCCAAGTTCCCCACAGGGGAGTCGGGCCGGCAATACACGCGAAGCGGATGCCGGCGCAGATGTATGGAGATCATCGATGCCTTTTTCCCGCATCATCGGGACCGGCAGCTATTTGCCTGCGCGGATCCTGACCAATGCCGAGCTTGCTGCTCGTGTGGATACCACTGATGAGTGGATCGTTACCCGTACCGGCATCCGCGAACGCCGGATTGCCGATGAGTCGGAATTCACAAGTGACCTGGCCTACAAGGCCTGTCTGGCTGCGCTGGATAATGCGGGTCTGCAGCCGTCCGATATTGATTTGATCATTGTCGCGACCACCACCCCGGACATGGTATTTCCCAGTACCGCTTGTATCCTGCAGGATAAACTGGGTCTGCATAATTGTCCGGCGTTCGATCTTCAGGCGGTGTGCGCTGGATTTGTGTATGCCTTGTCAACCGCCGACCAGTTCATCCGCAACGGTCAGGCGAAGCGCGCGCTGGTGGTGGGTGCTGAGGTTATGTCACGTCTGCTTGACTGGACTGACCGTACAACCTGTGTGCTTTTTGGTGATGGTGCCGGTGCAGTCGTGCTTGAGGCCAGTGATGAGGCCGGTATTGTGGCTACCCGGCTCAAGGCCGATGGCCGTCACCGGCATATTCTGTGCACACCCGGTGGTAGAGGATCGCCCGAAAGTGCAGCAAAGGCTTGGTTGCACATGGAAGGGCCTGCCGTCTTCAAATTCGCGGTCAAGGCGCTCTCCGAGCTTGCATCCGAAACGCTGAATGCGGCGGGTATTCCGCAATCCGAACTGAAGTGGCTGGTGCCGCATCAGGCCAACGTCCGCATCATCGAGTCTACCGCCAAGCATCTGGGGTTGCCGATGGAGCGCGTAGTGCTGACGCTGGCCCGCCATGGCAATACCTCGGCTGCTTCGATTCCGCTTGCGCTGGATGAAGCCGCGCGGGCCGGTACATTCCAGCGGGGTGATCTGATGATGCTGGAAGGCATCGGCGGTGGCTTTGCCTGGGGGGCTGCCCTGCTGCGCTGGTAGGGTGTTCGTGCTGCGTTTTGCAATATTTCACCTGTATGATTGCGCTCAATCGAGCGTTCGCTTGCTGTTCATCTTGATCAAGCACAGGTAAGATCGCGTCCACTCGTGCGGATTGATTCCGTATTTTTGCCGAAGATGCGCGGAAATCCGCGCAACTCGGTAGCAACAAGGGACACAGAAACATGAAAGTTGCTTTCGTTTTTCCGGGACAGGGATCGCAATCGGTGGGCATGCTGAATGCCTTTGCCGATCTGCCAGAAGTGCGTACAACCCTCGAGGAAGCAAACGATGCGCTGGGCTTTGATATCGCTGGCATGATTGCCAGTGGCCCCGATGCAGACCTGGGTTCCACGATTAATACTCAACCCGCCATGCTGACTGCCGGTATTGCTACCTGGCGCGCCTGGTTGGCTACAGGCGGTCGTCAGCCTGATGTGCTGGCTGGACACAGTCTGGGTGAATACTCCGCGCTGGTTGCTGCAGGCAGTCTCGGATTTGCCGATGCCCTGCGCCTGGTGCGCCTGCGTGCCGAAGCTATGCAATCCGCTGTGCCGGTAGGCGAAGGTGCCATGGCCGCCATTCTTGGCCTGGAAGACGATGTCATTCGTGCTGCATGTGCTGAAGCTGCACAGGGCGAAGTGGTTGAAGCAGTGAATTTCAATTCGCCGGGGCAGGTGGTGATTGCCGGTGGCAAGGCCGCTGTCGATCGCGCCATTGTGCTGATGAAAGATAGAGGTGCCAAGCGTGCTCTGCCACTGCCTGTTTCTGTACCGTCGCATTGCGCGCTGATGAAGCCGGCGGCAGAACGTCTGGCGGCTGCACTTGCTTCGATCCAGATCAATTCTCCAGCCATTCCGGTTTTGCATAATGCGGATGTGGTGTCGCATGCGACCCCTGCTGCTATTGCCGATGCACTGGCACGCCAGCTGTACAGTCCGGTGCGCTGGGTGGAGACCGTTCAGGCATTTGCTGCGACTGGTGTGACGCTGGTTGCCGAGTGCGGTCCGGGTAAGGTGCTAGCTGGTCTGACCAAGCGAATCGATGGCAATCTGCAGGGGATCTCACTGACAGATGTGGCGCAGTTTGATGTGCTCAAGGCTGCGCTGACCGCCTGAGCCAGACCCGATAAGGATGGCCTGCGTGAATCACGCAGGCAGTGAGGAGACATAATGAGTCTGCAAGATAAAGTTGCACTGGTAACCGGTGCTTCGCGTGGTATCGGTCGTGCGATCGCTGAGACACTGGGTAAAGATGGCGCAACCGTTATCGGTACCGCAACCACTGAAAATGGTGCGGCTGCTATTACCGAATACCTGGCTGCTGCCGGTGTAAAGGGTATGGGTATCGCTCTGGATGTGAACAGTGCTGAGGCCATCGACGCTGCGCTCACCCGCATCGAGAAGGAATTCGGTACAGTACAAGTTCTGGTGAATAATGCCGGTATCACGCGCGACCAGCTGCTGATGCGCATGAAGGAAGACGAATGGGATGCGGTGCTGGACACCAATCTCCGCTCAGTCTATCGCCTGTCCAAGGCCGTGCTGCGCGGCATGATGAAGGCTCGCTGGGGGCGTATCGTCAGCATCTCTTCCGTCGTTGGCAGTACTGGCACACCGGGGCAAACCAACTATGCGGCAGCCAAGGCCGGTATTGAAGGCTTCAGCCGTGCACTTGCACGCGAAGTGGGTAGCCGCAATATTACTGTGAATGCAGTGGCCCCCGGCTTCATTGATACCGATATGACCGCCGTGCTGCCGGATGACTATAAGCAGAAGCTGCTGAGCCAGATTCCGCTGGAGCGCCTCGGTCAGCCGCAGGAAATTGCGGATGCCGTGGCATTCCTGGCTTCCGATCGTGCTGCCTACGTGACAGGAAACACCCTGCACGTCAATGGCGGCATGTTCATGAACTGATTTTTACATTGCCACTGGGCAGTTTTGCCCGCGTGCATTGCGTATGCTGTGCATTTTTTTGATAGAATGCCGGCGCTTTTGACCATCCAATACGAAAGGTTTGGGATCAAGAATGGAAAATATCGAACAACGCGTCAAGAAGATCGTTGCCGAACAACTGGGCGTAAACGAAGCTGACATCAAGATTGACTCGTCCTTCGTTGAAGATCTGGGCGCTGACTCGCTCGATACCGTTGAACTGGTGATGGCACTGGAAGAAGAATTCGAGTGCGAAATCCCTGATGATGAAGCAGAAAAGATCACCAACGTTCAGCAAGCCATCGACTACGTCACGGCTCACCTGAACAAGTAACTCCACACCGCTGGAGTCGAAACCCCTGCAGTGGCGTGCCTTCTTCAAGTCGCCCTCAGGGGTTTTGTCGCATTTTTCACCTGTTTCGAGCGAACGCTTGTTCGGAATGGGTTTTGATCCATTTGGAGGATTTCCGTGTCCAAACGCAGAGTCGTGGTAACCGGCCTTGGCCACATTTCGCCGGTAGGTAATGATCTCGCCAGCGGCTGGGCTAATCTGCTCGCAGGCAAGAGCGGTATCAGCACCATTACCCGTTTCGATGCCAGCGATATGGCATGCCAGATTGCCGGTGAAGTCAAAGGATTTGACATCACTCAATACATTTCCGCCAAGGAAGCCCGCCGGATGGATATATTTATCCATTACGGCATTGCAGGCGCCTTGCAGGCAATTGCCGATGCAGGACTTGATGACGTACCGGGTCTCGATAAGACGCGTGTAGGCGTCAATATCGGCTCCGGTATCGGTGGTCTGCCACTGATCGAAAATACCGGCGTGGACCTGATCAATGGTGGCCCACGCAAGATTGGCCCGTTCTTTATTCCGGGTTCGCTGATCAACCTGATCGCAGGCCATGTGACCATCCTGAAGGGCTATCAAGGGCCGAGCTACGGCATCGTGTCAGCCTGTACGACAGGTGCGCATTCCATTGGTGATGCGGCTCGCGTGATTCAATACGGCGATGCAGATGTGATGGTGGCTGGTGGTGCCGAGGGTGCCATTTCCCGTCTGGGTATTGGCGGCTTTGCTGCCATGAAGGCACTGTCTACCCGTAATGATGATCCGGCAACCGCATCGCGTCCATGGGATAAGGGCCGTGACGGCTTTGTCATGGGTGAAGGTGCTGGCGTACTGGTGCTGGAAGAGTACGAACACGCCGTGAAGCGTGGTGCGCGTATTTACGCGGAGCTGGCCGGTTTCGGTATGAGCTCCGATGCGCACCATATCACCGCACCGAATGCAGAAGGTCCGGCACGTGGTGTGGCGAATGCACTGCGCGATGCGGGCATCAACGCTGATCAGGTAGATTACGTCAATGCGCACGGTACATCGACACCGCTGGGTGATGCGAATGAAACTAATGCGCTGAAGCTGGCATTTGGTGATCACGCCAGCAAACTGGCTGTGAACTCCACCAAATCCATGACAGGCCACTTGCTGGGCGGTGCGGGCGGTGTCGAAGCGGTGTATTCCGTGATGGCGCTGTACAATCAGGTGGCGCCACCGACGATCAATCTGTTTGATCAGGATGTGGAAGGCGGCTGCGATCTGGATTACGTGGCGAACACCGCTCGTGACATGAAGATCAATGTAGCGATTTCCAATTCCTTCGGATTTGGTGGTACCAACGGTACGCTGGTATTCAAGCGCGTATAAGTTGTGCTGCGATATGCTCAAGAAGAAGCCGCCAGACATGGCGGCTTTTTTTCGTTAGAGATCGATGCGTGACGATTAATCGGCTTGCCCGGCAGGCGTCGCCTTCATCAAACCGGCAATACTGCGGGCAAGTTGGCAAGCGGGTGAGTCTTTGCTTGTCCATGCAGAGAATGCCGCAAGTGGATTGGCACTTTTGAATGCCTCGTTTTGCGGCTGCGTAGCAAGATACGCTTCAGCTAGACCCTGTAAGGCCGCACTCGCTTGCTGATGATTGGCGAGCCAGCTTCCAAGTGCATCCTTGCCGCCGAGGACGGACTGACCAAGTTGCATGATCTGCGCGCCGGTTATGCCTGAGATCCCTGCCATAAAGTCTGCGGACAATCGATCGCCTGCATGAAACCATGCGCCAGGAAAAGGGGCAAGTGCATTCAGGATGGGGGCCTGAGCCGCCACTTCAGGTGCCGTGCCGCCAACGATGCAGGCGAAGCCGAACTCTGCGGCAAATGGATGATCCTGCAGATGAAGTGTTGCGCATGCCCCGGGATAGCGTAGAACTTCAATGGACTTGCCAAACCACAGTACGGAGTCCTGCTGCCGGGATGGGACGGGTACACTGGTCAGCCAGCAGACGGAACCGGCTGGCAAATCCTGAATCGTGATATCTGGCCATGGTAAGGCATGTTCATCGGCAAAACGGTGACCTTTGAATCCCTGACGAACCAAGCGTTGCAGCACGCTTGGCGGAATGTGTGAGGCAATCAAGGTTGGATACATGGTGTACACCCCAGTGCGCGAATCACGTCCGGACGCGATAATTGTTCGATAAACCATTTAAGCGCATTACCCGTCGACTTGCTTGACCAGGCCGTATGTAAGCGTGCATTTCGGCTCATGCCGTTAACTGGAATGGCAACGAGTTCCCCGCTGTCCAGAAAAGGTTGAACCAGGGGCTGGGGGACAAAGCCCACCCCCAAGCCTGCAAGTTGCGCCTGTATTTTTGTTTCATGGTCAGGCACGGTCAGTGTGGGCTGGCCGGTCAGGAGCATGGATGTACGTGCTTGGAGTGAACGAGAGGTATCGGCAACGCTCACGGCGCGAAACTGGCGAATTTCATTCATTTCCAGTGGCCGGCCGAGCAGGGCAAGCGGATGAGTGGGTGGAATTGCGAATAAAAGGACAAGATCACCTAAAGGGACGTGTTTAAAGGTGCCAAGCGGAGGGGCTTCATCTGGTGCACCAATCGACAGATCAACCCGCCCCGTATAGAGCGCATCCCAGCTGCCACCAAATCCTTCGCGCGAAAAACGCAGGCGGGTTCCACTGCCGAGTAAATCGAACTCATGTATCAGGGGCATGAACCCATTGATGCAGACGAGGTCGCCCACTGCAATTCGCAGCTCGGGTTCCCAGCCATGGGCAACATGCTTCACACGCGCTTCGAGCGCCCACGCCGCATCTAACAGGGTGCGCCCCTCGCGAAGCAACTCCTGTCCGGCAGGTGTCAGTTTGGCGCGATGACCGCTACGGTCGAATAATGCTACGTCCAGCTCCTGCTCAAGCTTCTGGATGGTATAGGTAACTGCAGAGGGAACGCGGTGCAGGGTTTCCGCTGCGGCGGCAAAGCTGCCCTTACGATCAATGGCATCAATTACCGCGAGTGCATCCAGGGTCAAGCGCATGGGCATGGTCTTCATGCTCTAAGAAAAGTGGGTGGATGAGGCATTATCACCTGAAGCGAGGGTGTTCTGGAAATCTGACATTCAAGCTGTTGATTTCTTGATGCATTCCATCTGTCTGATTTTTGCCATGATGCAAGGCACGCCGTCCGTCGGATTTTGCTATGCAGCAAATTGAAAGACTGAGATGAGTATTTGCCTATCTTGTAAGTTGCTGCGCTGCACATTATTCGCCATTGTTTCTTGTGCAAGGTTCATTTCCTCATCTTACTGATTTACAAGCTATTTGACGTTTATCAATGCAGGAGTAGGATGAATCTCAGGCGCTTAACCTGTATCCCGAAGCGGGTTCATGGAGAGGACAAAATGAAGATCAAAACGATGTTAGTGCTGTGGCCCTCTTTTGTGATGGCCGGTATTCTGAATTCGCTGTTTTTTACGCTGTTTGACCCACTTGAGCTGTTCTCTAGTGGTGAGCCGTTGTTCCAAAGCAGAATGGTGGCTTACTCGGTGGGCTTTTTCGCGTTTTGGATTTTTGCGGGTTGTTCCAGTGCGTTGACCTTATTCTTTGAGCGCGATAGAGAACAGGTAAATCGATACTGCGCTGTCGATTTCAATAAGCCGGTTCGCAACGACGATCACGGGACGCTTGCCCACTAATTGTCTCCACCGTTGGCGGGGTGATTGAGGGCATTGCGTAGCTGGATGAACCAGTCGTTGGATGTAGTCTGTCTCGCGCTTGGCAAAAAGGACACCTGCAGGTGTCCTTTTTATCTGTGCTGCGAAATGATGCACCCGTGATGGGTGAGCGGTAACTTATTCGTGATTACCGCTGCAGCCTGATAAGAGCTGCTTCAGTAACGGGATGTCGATGAGCTCAACGTATTTGCCTTGCACCTTGATCATGCCATCTGCCTGGAATTTGGAAAAGGTACGACTGACCGTCTCCAGCTTCAGCCCCAAATAACTGCCGATCTCCTCGCGTGTCATGCGCAGGTGGAATCCCTTGGGAGAGAACCCGCGGGCATGAAAACGCTGGGAAAGATTCAAGAGAAATGCTGCCAGACGTTCTTCTGCACGCATATTGCCCAGCAAAAGCATCAGACCCTGGTCGCGAACGATTTCCTTGCTCATCAGCTTGTAGAAGTGACGAGTAAGCGACGGAATCTGGCGAGAGAGTTCATCAAGCAGCGCAAAAGGCAGTTCGCAGACTTCGCAATCTTCGAGGGCGATGGCATCACATCCGTGAATTTCGTTGCCCATGGCATCCAGGCCAATCAGCTCGCCGGACATGTGGAAACCGGTCACTTGCTCGCGTCCATCTTCTGACGTGACGGTGGTTTTGAAGAAACCAGTGCGTACGGCATAAAGCGACTTGAAGGCATCGCCGCTGCGGAACAGCGCTTCACCACGCTTGATGGGGATGCGCTGCTTGATCACTTCATCAAGCTGATCGAGCTCTCCATGGCTCAGACCCAGAGGCAAACACAGTTCCCGCAATGAGCAGGTAGTGCAGTGTGTTTGCAGTTCACGCAGGGGAACGACTTCGATGGGCGTGATCATGGACGACATGGCGTGTGCGCAAAAGTGACAAGGCCTATAGTTTGCCGCGTTCGGGCAAACTCCACAACCAAAGCTTGTTCACAATGTTTACTCAGGATGGGGAATTGCGCGATTTTAGTGGATGAGCTGTCGTAAAAATGCACTGCTCAGGTAAGATTCGTACCATGGAACATACCTTGATTTCCCTGATGTGGCCTTGGTTTGTCGCGGGCTGGCTAGGCGGAGGCCATTGCCTCGCGATGTGTGGCGGACTGGGTGTTGCCGCTGGTCTGGGCGCCCGGGGAAGGGGACAATGGATACGATTGCTCGTGATGAATGCCGGGCGAATCACCTCGTACATGATGGTGGGTGCATTACTGGGCGCCATCATCTCAGTTGCGAGCAGGGTGGGAATGGCCTTGGTGCTCCAGAAGTCCTTATATGTGGCATCGTTGATACTGCTTGCATGTATGGGGGCGTACATTGCAGGTGCTGCGGCTTGGTTTGTGAAAATTGAACGGAGCGGTGCTGTATTTTGGCGCCTCTTGCAGCCTGTCTGGGCATCACTTTTTCCGCTCAACACTGTGCCCCGGACGTTTGTTGCCGGGCTGTTATGGGGCTGGTTGCCTTGTGGACTGGTCTATACCGCAGCGATTGGTGCTCTCGCTTCCGGTCGTGGAGACCACGGAGCTGCCGTGATGCTGGCGTTTGGTTTGGGTACCCTGCCCAATCTTCTATTGCTTGGCGTGGCCGGGAAGGTGACGCAGGAATGGCGGAAAAAATCATGGGTTCGTAAAACTGCTGGCGGTCTGCTTGTTGCCTTTGCGCTATATAAACTTGTGGCGATGCTTGCATAATTACATGCAACTGCTTGTTTTTGCTTGGATGTCCATCTATACCGGCATTTGTCGAAAAAAACTCGGTGGCGATTGTTGCGATTGTCCGTCAATGTGTGGCAGCATTCGTGCAGCTGTTTGGCAGTGCGACGCAGAAGGTGTCACGGAAAAAGCGCAAAATCGGCAAAAAATGCAGATGATGATGAACAACATGATCATCTGTACACGATTGTCGGATTTTGATGCTTTTATTTTCCTTGGAAGCTGCTAGAATCTGTGCCGCCGGTCTTCATTCGTGAAGTGCCATTGCTTTTTAGTACGAAAGTTTCCGGTTTGATTCCGGGTGCTTTTTGATTTGTGGTCCTACTTTTAACGTTAAAGGTAAAACGATGAAACATTCCCTGCTCGTCGCTGCTCTGCTGGCTGTTGCCCTGACCGCTTGTGGCAAGAAGGAAGAAGCTGCTGCTCCGGCACCGGCTCCTGAAGCTGCTGCTCCTGCTGCTGCCGCTCCGGCTGCTCCGGCTGCTGACGCTGCTGCTGCTCCGGCCGCCGCTCCGGCTGCTGACGCTGCTGCTGCTCCGGCTGCCGCTCCTGCTGCTGACGCTGCTGCCGCTCCGGCTGCTGCTCCGGCTGCTGACGCTGCCAAGAAGTAATTCTTCGGTAGACAGCGAAAGCCGACCTTCGGGTCGGCTTTTGTTTTTCGTACGGCCAATTGACGGTTGATTGAATAAACGATTGGTCTGTACAAAATAAAACGCCCGGCAATTGCGGGCGTTTTTGCATGGTAGGGCAGCAAACTGGATGGTGGATGCTCAGGCCTGTGGCGGAATGCGTGGCGTGCTGACATGTACGTCGGCATTCTGGGCTCGGTGACGTAGTGCATGGTCGATTAGAACCAGTGCCAGCATGGCCTCTGCAATGGGGGCGGCGCGTACGCCCACGCAAGGATCGTGACGACCTGTAGTGGACATGTCGGTTGCCTGTCCATCCAGATCAATCGAGCGACGGGGCTGTGGAATGCTGGCAGTGGGCTTGAGTGCCATACTGACTCGAATCTGCTGCCCGCTGGATATTCCGCCGAGAATGCCGCCTGCGTGATTACTGGCAAAGCCTGCCGGTGTCAATTCGTCGCCGTGTTCGCTGCCCAGCTGATCGATCACGCCAAATCCGTCGCCAATTTCTACGCCCTTGACTGCATTGATGCTCATCATTGCATGGGCGATATCGGCATCCAGACGGTCATAGACCGGCTCGCCCCAGCCAACAGGCACGCCGTCTGCCACGACATCGATGCGTGCACCCACAGAATCCCGCCTGGCGCGAATGTCATCGAGATATGTTTCGAGTTGTTCGGTCATATCCGGATTGGCTGCGAAGAAGGGGTTGCTGTCGA from Burkholderiaceae bacterium DAT-1 harbors:
- a CDS encoding SAM-dependent methyltransferase, with amino-acid sequence MPAPLGESPLSSILPPDVIQLANRIQHWVVEHPKTARAILKQYGPERQISTLQMSELNEHTPASAVAALLAPLEAGHDVAILSEAGCPGVADPGALLVRLAHARGFRVSPLIGPSSILLALMAAGATGQRFRFHGYLPVDAAERKARLQAIEQDSSKLDEAQLFIETPYRNPAMVDAILQSCRPDTMLTVARDLSTEDELIISKPVSGWKRDPRPELNKRPAMFVLYAGK
- a CDS encoding Maf family nucleotide pyrophosphatase; this translates as MLPLVLGSTSRYRRELLERLGITFSVAKPDCDETPLAGETAAETACRLARIKAQSLASTYPAALIIGSDQVALLDGVQLGKPGNFERAFSQLTAMRGKTIVFHTALCLFNSQSGQTQEVVVPWHVTMRNYSDDEIRNYLEREQPYDCAGSAKTEGLGVTMIQSMQGSDPAAIIGLPLIELCHMLRREGFSL
- a CDS encoding DUF177 domain-containing protein, with protein sequence MSDLVFDNADFCRQNQTREGTLSLEMLPRVAESALSASSIQYGLAGGTDWRHRKTIDVRIVGELQLTCQRCMKVMPFEVDVTSRFTLFKDEAALDAAELEDEDLEGLLIEQEFNALALIEDEILLTLPYAPAHDACENPDMAVEQRGAVPEKPNPFAVLAGLKGKLKSGDQ
- the rpmF gene encoding 50S ribosomal protein L32 gives rise to the protein MAVQQNKKSPSKRGMHRAHDFLTAPALAIEPSTGEAHLRHHISPNGFYRGRRVLKAKGE
- the plsX gene encoding phosphate acyltransferase PlsX; its protein translation is MEITVAVDAMGGDHGVHVTVPAALYFLEKHPDVNVVLVGLQDAIEAELKANRAQTGSRLRIHAASEVVAMDELPQLALKNKKDSSMRVAINLVKQGSAQASVSAGNTGALMATARFVLKMLPGIERPAIAKMMPGVAGPTCVLDLGANIDSTPEQLLQFGVMGASLYSAIRQVEHPTVGILNIGSEDMKGTEAIKQAAELLRASSLNFKGNVEGNDIYKSTVNVIVCDGFIGNVALKASEGLAKMLGDFLREEFTRNWWRKCIAVLAMPVLDSFKKRVDPRRFNGASLLGLRGIVVKSHGGADRMAFYFAMEQALEEVRSGVIHRIAESVTGHSDTSSDTLDV
- a CDS encoding ketoacyl-ACP synthase III, with the protein product MPFSRIIGTGSYLPARILTNAELAARVDTTDEWIVTRTGIRERRIADESEFTSDLAYKACLAALDNAGLQPSDIDLIIVATTTPDMVFPSTACILQDKLGLHNCPAFDLQAVCAGFVYALSTADQFIRNGQAKRALVVGAEVMSRLLDWTDRTTCVLFGDGAGAVVLEASDEAGIVATRLKADGRHRHILCTPGGRGSPESAAKAWLHMEGPAVFKFAVKALSELASETLNAAGIPQSELKWLVPHQANVRIIESTAKHLGLPMERVVLTLARHGNTSAASIPLALDEAARAGTFQRGDLMMLEGIGGGFAWGAALLRW
- the fabD gene encoding ACP S-malonyltransferase; translated protein: MKVAFVFPGQGSQSVGMLNAFADLPEVRTTLEEANDALGFDIAGMIASGPDADLGSTINTQPAMLTAGIATWRAWLATGGRQPDVLAGHSLGEYSALVAAGSLGFADALRLVRLRAEAMQSAVPVGEGAMAAILGLEDDVIRAACAEAAQGEVVEAVNFNSPGQVVIAGGKAAVDRAIVLMKDRGAKRALPLPVSVPSHCALMKPAAERLAAALASIQINSPAIPVLHNADVVSHATPAAIADALARQLYSPVRWVETVQAFAATGVTLVAECGPGKVLAGLTKRIDGNLQGISLTDVAQFDVLKAALTA
- the fabG gene encoding 3-oxoacyl-ACP reductase FabG, with product MSLQDKVALVTGASRGIGRAIAETLGKDGATVIGTATTENGAAAITEYLAAAGVKGMGIALDVNSAEAIDAALTRIEKEFGTVQVLVNNAGITRDQLLMRMKEDEWDAVLDTNLRSVYRLSKAVLRGMMKARWGRIVSISSVVGSTGTPGQTNYAAAKAGIEGFSRALAREVGSRNITVNAVAPGFIDTDMTAVLPDDYKQKLLSQIPLERLGQPQEIADAVAFLASDRAAYVTGNTLHVNGGMFMN
- the acpP gene encoding acyl carrier protein translates to MENIEQRVKKIVAEQLGVNEADIKIDSSFVEDLGADSLDTVELVMALEEEFECEIPDDEAEKITNVQQAIDYVTAHLNK